One genomic segment of Gasterosteus aculeatus chromosome 6, fGasAcu3.hap1.1, whole genome shotgun sequence includes these proteins:
- the LOC120821114 gene encoding cationic amino acid transporter 2 isoform X3, with amino-acid sequence MLHLGGLLFRALIVWIDFRCGATHHASGLLCFCLLERKRSIHRASAGVETSCSSPCRRRSEHTGLGMASRLTCSKVLRFFRSLTRKKPLKPEGEVSNFCCCLTTLDLVGLGIGSTLGASVYVLSGEVARKVAGPSIIISFLVAGVASIFAGLCYSEFGARVPKTGSAYLYSYVTVGEVWAFVAGWNLLLSYVIGVLAHGVKESAVINTVFTAINVLVLIFIIIAGFIKGDLNNWRSSREVILDAILLMENFTTAQNETMDFGVGGFFPFGFDGTLEGAATCFYAFVGFDCIATTGEEVNNPQKAIPLAIVASLLICFLAYFGVSAALTLMMPYYLLDGHSPLPVAFEYIGWEPAKYVVAVGSLCALSTRYKEGPGLVRRQELFSLTGLLRPPSQPTHRTSKNVNIVLIIILLLVMALSVLLSEAVPSLRRRELWSMLLVSVLTLTLVLAVIIIWRQPQSTNKAAFMVPGVPIIPVLSILMNTYLMVQLGGETWTSYAIWMALGLIIYFGYGVRNSVQKQRLREARIQLNTAVNGDVVR; translated from the exons ATGCTTCACCTGGGAGGCCTCCTCTTCAGGGCGCTGATTGTCTGGATTGATTTCAGGTGTGGAGCCACACACCACGCTTCAGGGCTGCTGTGTTTCTGCTTGCTCGAGCGAAAAAGGAGCATCCATCGTGCATCGGCAGGAGTGGAGACAAGCTGCTCTTCCCCATGTCGACGGCGGTCTGAACACACCGGCTTGGGAATGGCTAGCAG ACTCACCTGCTCAAAAGTGTTGCGCTTTTTTCGGAGCCTGACCCGAAAGAAGCCTCTGAAGCCCGAGGGTGAGGTGTCCAACTTCTGCTGTTGCTTGACCACCTTAGACCTGGTTGGCCTGGGCATCGGCAGCACGCTTGGAGCCAGCGTCTACGTACTATCTGGAGAGGTGGCCAGGAAAGTGGCCGGCCCCAGCATCATCATCTCCTTCCTGGTTGCGGGGGTGGCCTCCATCTTTGCCGGGTTATGTTACTCGGAGTTTGGGGCCCGGGTGCCCAAGACTGGCTCAGCTTACCTCTATAGCTATGTGACTGTGGGGGAGGTGTGGGCCTTTGTGGCTGGCTGGAACCTGCTGCTGTCCTATGTCATTG GGGTTCTTGCTCATGGTGTGAAGGAGTCAGCCGTCATCAACACAGTTTTTACTGCAATCAATGTATTGGTTTTAATTTTTATCATCATCGCTGGCTTTATAAAAGGAGACCTCAACAACTGGCGCAGCAGTCGGGAGGTGATCCTGGATGCAATTCTTCTCATGGa GAACTTTACAACTGCACAAAATGAAACCATGGACTTTGGTGTTGGTGGCTTCTTCCCCTTCGGCTTTGATGGCACATTAGAAGGAGCAGCAACCTGTTTCTATGCATTTGTGGGATTTGACTGCATCGCCACAACAG GGGAGGAGGTGAACAACCCACAAAAAGCCATTCCTCTTGCAATCGTGGCGTCACTGCTCATCTGTTTCTTGGCCTATTTCGGCGTATCAGCCGCTCTCACACTTATGATGCCCTACTATCTGCTCGACGGCCACAGCCCTCTACCTGTGGCCTTTGAGTATATTGGCTGGGAGCCTGCAAAGTACGTTGTGGCAGTGGGATCCCTCTGTGCACTCTCGACAAG GTACAAAGAAGGCCCCGGTCTTGTTCGTAGGCAGGAACTATTTAGTTTGACGGGTCTGTTGAGGCCTCCATCTCAACCCACTCACCGCACCTCTAAAAATGTCAATATAGTCCTCATCATCATTT TGTTGCTGGTGATGGCCTTAAGCGTGCTGCTGTCAGAGGCTGTGCCCTCCCTTCGCAGAAGAGAGTTGTGGAGCATGCTGCTCGTCTCTGTCCTCACGCTGACACTGGTCCTCGCCGTCATTATCATCTGGAGACAGCCACAGAGCACAAACAAAGCGGCTTTTATG gttcCTGGTGTACCCATAATTCCAGTTTTAAGTATCCTAATGAATACCTACCTGATGGTTCAGCTTGGAGGAGAAACATGGACCAGCTATGCTATCTGGATGGCGTTAG GTCTGATCATCTATTTTGGCTACGGGGTTCGTAATAGCGTCCAAAAGCAAAGGCTGCGGGAGGCTCGTATCCAACTAAATACCGCTGTAAACGGTGACGTTGTGCGTTGA
- the LOC120821114 gene encoding cationic amino acid transporter 2 isoform X2: protein MLHLGGLLFRALIVWIDFRCGATHHASGLLCFCLLERKRSIHRASAGVETSCSSPCRRRSEHTGLGMASRLTCSKVLRFFRSLTRKKPLKPEGEVSNFCCCLTTLDLVGLGIGSTLGASVYVLSGEVARKVAGPSIIISFLVAGVASIFAGLCYSEFGARVPKTGSAYLYSYVTVGEVWAFVAGWNLLLSYVIGVLAHGVKESAVINTVFTAINVLVLIFIIIAGFIKGDLNNWRSSREVILDAILLMENFTTAQNETMDFGVGGFFPFGFDGTLEGAATCFYAFVGFDCIATTGEEVNNPQKAIPLAIVASLLICFLAYFGVSAALTLMMPYYLLDGHSPLPVAFEYIGWEPAKYVVAVGSLCALSTSLLGMMFPMPRVLFAMARDGLLFKPLCYMSSRQSPVVATLSSGAVAAVMVLLFDLKALVDMSSIGTIFAYTLVAVCILVLRYKEGPGLVRRQELFSLTGLLRPPSQPTHRTSKNVNIVLIIILLLVMALSVLLSEAVPSLRRRELWSMLLVSVLTLTLVLAVIIIWRQPQSTNKAAFMVPGVPIIPVLSILMNTYLMVQLGGETWTSYAIWMALGLIIYFGYGVRNSVQKQRLREARIQLNTAVNGDVVR from the exons ATGCTTCACCTGGGAGGCCTCCTCTTCAGGGCGCTGATTGTCTGGATTGATTTCAGGTGTGGAGCCACACACCACGCTTCAGGGCTGCTGTGTTTCTGCTTGCTCGAGCGAAAAAGGAGCATCCATCGTGCATCGGCAGGAGTGGAGACAAGCTGCTCTTCCCCATGTCGACGGCGGTCTGAACACACCGGCTTGGGAATGGCTAGCAG ACTCACCTGCTCAAAAGTGTTGCGCTTTTTTCGGAGCCTGACCCGAAAGAAGCCTCTGAAGCCCGAGGGTGAGGTGTCCAACTTCTGCTGTTGCTTGACCACCTTAGACCTGGTTGGCCTGGGCATCGGCAGCACGCTTGGAGCCAGCGTCTACGTACTATCTGGAGAGGTGGCCAGGAAAGTGGCCGGCCCCAGCATCATCATCTCCTTCCTGGTTGCGGGGGTGGCCTCCATCTTTGCCGGGTTATGTTACTCGGAGTTTGGGGCCCGGGTGCCCAAGACTGGCTCAGCTTACCTCTATAGCTATGTGACTGTGGGGGAGGTGTGGGCCTTTGTGGCTGGCTGGAACCTGCTGCTGTCCTATGTCATTG GGGTTCTTGCTCATGGTGTGAAGGAGTCAGCCGTCATCAACACAGTTTTTACTGCAATCAATGTATTGGTTTTAATTTTTATCATCATCGCTGGCTTTATAAAAGGAGACCTCAACAACTGGCGCAGCAGTCGGGAGGTGATCCTGGATGCAATTCTTCTCATGGa GAACTTTACAACTGCACAAAATGAAACCATGGACTTTGGTGTTGGTGGCTTCTTCCCCTTCGGCTTTGATGGCACATTAGAAGGAGCAGCAACCTGTTTCTATGCATTTGTGGGATTTGACTGCATCGCCACAACAG GGGAGGAGGTGAACAACCCACAAAAAGCCATTCCTCTTGCAATCGTGGCGTCACTGCTCATCTGTTTCTTGGCCTATTTCGGCGTATCAGCCGCTCTCACACTTATGATGCCCTACTATCTGCTCGACGGCCACAGCCCTCTACCTGTGGCCTTTGAGTATATTGGCTGGGAGCCTGCAAAGTACGTTGTGGCAGTGGGATCCCTCTGTGCACTCTCGACAAG TCTCTTGGGAATGATGTTTCCAATGCCGCGGGTGCTCTTTGCCATGGCGAGAGACGGCTTGCTCTTCAAGCCTCTCTGTTATATGAGCTCCAGACAAAGTCCCGTCGTTGCCACGCTGTCTTCAGGAGCAGTGGCTG CTGTCATGGTTCTGTTATTTGACTTGAAGGCGCTTGTTGACATGAGTTCAATTGGGACCATCTTTGCCTACACCCTTGTTGCAGTGTGTATTCTCGTACTAAG GTACAAAGAAGGCCCCGGTCTTGTTCGTAGGCAGGAACTATTTAGTTTGACGGGTCTGTTGAGGCCTCCATCTCAACCCACTCACCGCACCTCTAAAAATGTCAATATAGTCCTCATCATCATTT TGTTGCTGGTGATGGCCTTAAGCGTGCTGCTGTCAGAGGCTGTGCCCTCCCTTCGCAGAAGAGAGTTGTGGAGCATGCTGCTCGTCTCTGTCCTCACGCTGACACTGGTCCTCGCCGTCATTATCATCTGGAGACAGCCACAGAGCACAAACAAAGCGGCTTTTATG gttcCTGGTGTACCCATAATTCCAGTTTTAAGTATCCTAATGAATACCTACCTGATGGTTCAGCTTGGAGGAGAAACATGGACCAGCTATGCTATCTGGATGGCGTTAG GTCTGATCATCTATTTTGGCTACGGGGTTCGTAATAGCGTCCAAAAGCAAAGGCTGCGGGAGGCTCGTATCCAACTAAATACCGCTGTAAACGGTGACGTTGTGCGTTGA
- the LOC120821114 gene encoding cationic amino acid transporter 2 isoform X1, producing MLHLGGLLFRALIVWIDFRCGATHHASGLLCFCLLERKRSIHRASAGVETSCSSPCRRRSEHTGLGMASRLTCSKVLRFFRSLTRKKPLKPEGEVSNFCCCLTTLDLVGLGIGSTLGASVYVLSGEVARKVAGPSIIISFLVAGVASIFAGLCYSEFGARVPKTGSAYLYSYVTVGEVWAFVAGWNLLLSYVIGTSSVAKAWTGTFDDLIDNNISQTLEDHTPMESLGLASYPDFFAAGLIMLLAGVLAHGVKESAVINTVFTAINVLVLIFIIIAGFIKGDLNNWRSSREVILDAILLMENFTTAQNETMDFGVGGFFPFGFDGTLEGAATCFYAFVGFDCIATTGEEVNNPQKAIPLAIVASLLICFLAYFGVSAALTLMMPYYLLDGHSPLPVAFEYIGWEPAKYVVAVGSLCALSTSLLGMMFPMPRVLFAMARDGLLFKPLCYMSSRQSPVVATLSSGAVAAVMVLLFDLKALVDMSSIGTIFAYTLVAVCILVLRYKEGPGLVRRQELFSLTGLLRPPSQPTHRTSKNVNIVLIIILLLVMALSVLLSEAVPSLRRRELWSMLLVSVLTLTLVLAVIIIWRQPQSTNKAAFMVPGVPIIPVLSILMNTYLMVQLGGETWTSYAIWMALGLIIYFGYGVRNSVQKQRLREARIQLNTAVNGDVVR from the exons ATGCTTCACCTGGGAGGCCTCCTCTTCAGGGCGCTGATTGTCTGGATTGATTTCAGGTGTGGAGCCACACACCACGCTTCAGGGCTGCTGTGTTTCTGCTTGCTCGAGCGAAAAAGGAGCATCCATCGTGCATCGGCAGGAGTGGAGACAAGCTGCTCTTCCCCATGTCGACGGCGGTCTGAACACACCGGCTTGGGAATGGCTAGCAG ACTCACCTGCTCAAAAGTGTTGCGCTTTTTTCGGAGCCTGACCCGAAAGAAGCCTCTGAAGCCCGAGGGTGAGGTGTCCAACTTCTGCTGTTGCTTGACCACCTTAGACCTGGTTGGCCTGGGCATCGGCAGCACGCTTGGAGCCAGCGTCTACGTACTATCTGGAGAGGTGGCCAGGAAAGTGGCCGGCCCCAGCATCATCATCTCCTTCCTGGTTGCGGGGGTGGCCTCCATCTTTGCCGGGTTATGTTACTCGGAGTTTGGGGCCCGGGTGCCCAAGACTGGCTCAGCTTACCTCTATAGCTATGTGACTGTGGGGGAGGTGTGGGCCTTTGTGGCTGGCTGGAACCTGCTGCTGTCCTATGTCATTG GGACATCTAGTGTGGCCAAAGCCTGGACGGGGACTTTTGATGACCTTATAGACAACAATATTTCTCAAACTCTAGAAGACCATACACCAATGGAGTCGCTTGGCTTGGCTTCATACCCAGACTTTTTTGCTGCTGGGCTGATTATGTTGCTTGCTG GGGTTCTTGCTCATGGTGTGAAGGAGTCAGCCGTCATCAACACAGTTTTTACTGCAATCAATGTATTGGTTTTAATTTTTATCATCATCGCTGGCTTTATAAAAGGAGACCTCAACAACTGGCGCAGCAGTCGGGAGGTGATCCTGGATGCAATTCTTCTCATGGa GAACTTTACAACTGCACAAAATGAAACCATGGACTTTGGTGTTGGTGGCTTCTTCCCCTTCGGCTTTGATGGCACATTAGAAGGAGCAGCAACCTGTTTCTATGCATTTGTGGGATTTGACTGCATCGCCACAACAG GGGAGGAGGTGAACAACCCACAAAAAGCCATTCCTCTTGCAATCGTGGCGTCACTGCTCATCTGTTTCTTGGCCTATTTCGGCGTATCAGCCGCTCTCACACTTATGATGCCCTACTATCTGCTCGACGGCCACAGCCCTCTACCTGTGGCCTTTGAGTATATTGGCTGGGAGCCTGCAAAGTACGTTGTGGCAGTGGGATCCCTCTGTGCACTCTCGACAAG TCTCTTGGGAATGATGTTTCCAATGCCGCGGGTGCTCTTTGCCATGGCGAGAGACGGCTTGCTCTTCAAGCCTCTCTGTTATATGAGCTCCAGACAAAGTCCCGTCGTTGCCACGCTGTCTTCAGGAGCAGTGGCTG CTGTCATGGTTCTGTTATTTGACTTGAAGGCGCTTGTTGACATGAGTTCAATTGGGACCATCTTTGCCTACACCCTTGTTGCAGTGTGTATTCTCGTACTAAG GTACAAAGAAGGCCCCGGTCTTGTTCGTAGGCAGGAACTATTTAGTTTGACGGGTCTGTTGAGGCCTCCATCTCAACCCACTCACCGCACCTCTAAAAATGTCAATATAGTCCTCATCATCATTT TGTTGCTGGTGATGGCCTTAAGCGTGCTGCTGTCAGAGGCTGTGCCCTCCCTTCGCAGAAGAGAGTTGTGGAGCATGCTGCTCGTCTCTGTCCTCACGCTGACACTGGTCCTCGCCGTCATTATCATCTGGAGACAGCCACAGAGCACAAACAAAGCGGCTTTTATG gttcCTGGTGTACCCATAATTCCAGTTTTAAGTATCCTAATGAATACCTACCTGATGGTTCAGCTTGGAGGAGAAACATGGACCAGCTATGCTATCTGGATGGCGTTAG GTCTGATCATCTATTTTGGCTACGGGGTTCGTAATAGCGTCCAAAAGCAAAGGCTGCGGGAGGCTCGTATCCAACTAAATACCGCTGTAAACGGTGACGTTGTGCGTTGA